Below is a window of Plasmodium sp. gorilla clade G2 genome assembly, chromosome: 14 DNA.
aaaaaaaaaattaaattaaagaATTAAAGAATGAcaagaatatttattatatatataattttattattattattattttttatatgtgtaatataatataaaaagcgTGAATAATCTTATTATGTGATCATATATcccacacatatataatatatacttaatCAAAATTGACAATAGATATCTTTGTTATCAAAATTTGAATTCTTATAATTGGTATCATTTGGATTAATATTTCTATCTTCATAATTTAtggaattattattataagattCATAGGAACtttgtatattttgtttacTACTTTGACtagtattattatcattattttcagatttatatttataatgattattaaatttttcgTTATGTTGTTCATCAGATGATGAAATAGttctattataataattattttgatagttcatattatcattagggtttatattatatataccatCATcaaattcattattattaatattattattatttgatgaattgtcttttatataatcatattgtTCATTCtgattatatgaatatacatTTGCTTGataaacatttttatcatttgtaaTTGATTcagaataattattatgcacattttgaatttttgaaattttatcattaatataatcattaatattttcactactattataattactatatttatatgataaatcaTCATCTGTTATATCTTGATAACTGTTTTTTGAAGTATCATATTTAATATCATGTGATATGtaattatctttattatttttattaattttattatgagTAATGTTTtgtttatgaatataatcaTTTGTATAATACTCATTATATGTATCGTTATCTTTTTGTTTATCAGAATTTGTATAATAATCGTTGTGGTCAttcttataattaattttacaGGAActtttatcataatatttttgttcagggttatattgatttatttgttcttttttgtatttatttaaattaactGTTGACATGGTTGTAATTTGTTGTTTGATAAAATTAGTGTTACAATTATTTCTAAGATGtactaatatatacatatttactTCTTCATATCTACTAAGATATGGAAAATTTCCTCCTGATTTCATAATAGCATATTTTGCCAATGGATATGCTTTTTTcatatcatcatttaaaGAATCAGGATAGATATTATTTAGTGTTTGTAATATAGTAATACAtttatcattcatataaattttatcgATATTATCAGAAGATAATTGTAAACTTATTCTTCCTCCTAAATCTGATGCTGAAATTAAATCAATTTCATTACTCATAAATTCTAAGGAattcatttcttttaaatctacatgttcataatttaaataaatgtaattttctaatataatcttttttaataaaacatgAGGTAAGAAACTATAAaattttccatatatatttcttaaagATGCTATAGATGCAAAATTATCTGTTTTTCTATAAGAATtacataaaattaaagatTCCACTTTTGATGGATATAATTTAGCATACAACTGAATTAAATAGCCACCTAAATCTGAAGCAAAAAAATGAGCTTTctttatattcaaatattcTAATATGTTACACATATTTTTCATCCAATCCTTTAAATTGTTATAACAAGGATACTGTAAAGATATTACTCGAAAACCTAAAGTACTTAAATTATCTAActgataaaaataacaacCAGCAGTTCCACATACAccatgtaaaaatattactaTATTCTCATTCttactattaatatcatAATAACACCATACTAAATCACTTTTTGGCATCGACAATTTCTTCAAGGGGTATTTTGagcaaaattttttataacccTCATGCATAGACAACTTTTCTAGTTCCATCTCTTAATAAACAAAttacaaaaattattaaaaggaaaatattaaaaatgtacatatatacatgtacataaatatatatatatatatatatatatatatgtgattattttattaatttgtataaaaataaaaatgatccTTTATATTTCACTTTAtccctatatatataaagaaaaaaaaaaaaaaaaaaaattaattaagaTACATTCTTTCTGTCagcttatttttatatggtaaatatatcataaattaaatataaatagcaTTCTATATTCACacgaattaatatatatatatatatatatatatatatatatatatatatatatatatatatatatgaataaaataaaaaaataacagttcatttcatttttacatacgatattctttttttgtattcACTATAATcagaaattattatttatttgtatttattttatcatattattctttatttacctttttaaaatattatatagatatttcctcacattttaattttctcACTCTagaatataacatatataaatatatttatatttttttttattattaaataaagaagtTGGAATATTATTCGTTTAAAAAactataaaattaatatttagtTACTATTTTAAAATTGTACATGGACATTTGATATTAtgcaaataaataaaaatatatatatatatatatggataatTTCACTCTTCAATAGaatcatatgtatataatatatatattatatatatatatttataaaattaatatgtaaACTACTTTTAAactgtttttatatatattaaatgttgtatagttaatattaaaaaaaaaaaaaagtacaaaaaaaaaatatgcatttatggttatttaattttatcaaaTTTACAATATGATaagtttttaattttatttttttctccacataacaaaataattaaatgaaatataaacatttaactatttaaataaatatattttttttcatatatatattttaatacacatgaaatttttatgaaaaattgaaaatacggttgtttatttttgtacgcaaaaaaaatatatattatatgtataatatatatatatgcaatattaatataaaaaaaatgatacctttaataatatatatatatgtatgtgtatattttttaattttaaatattaaaatgtcaatttattataattccaTGTGtcctttaatattatttatttatcgttttattttttatacgatatttatttaaatgaaggTATTATATGAAGAGTTGAAGAAAGAACATGCATAAATTTCTGATATTTCAAATGTGATCTTTATTAAagtcattaatatatatatataatatagtataAATATGGGGGGgatttaattataatcatattacatatatgttatattaatatatttatatgtataatttattctttattttttttatttttataagtgCATCTTGTCCTttaaatgtttatttttatataaaattttgtattttttaaataatatttaaattttttttagaaaatataaggaatatgttatatttatatgcatGGGGAGggtggaaaaaaaaaaatgaaaataacctacatataagtatatatatatatatatataagattatTCTCCTTTTAtgtgaaataataaattctgGAAATATGcgaataattaaaattatctaCACAccttaataaatatatattttatagaatAATACTCATAAGAGGTTTTAAATGGGcaattatttaaatacataAGAAACTTTTCtacatatatcaaaatattataaagtattatacttatatatatataatacatttggttatttattttacataGAGACTTTCAAAAGAATAAAtccaaaaatataatttatattatatatatgtatatttttttttctttacttCTTATAAGATATTATATAGACACACATATCAATGTaagatgtattattatagtggtactatataaattaaaaaacattCTGTGTtgaaacaaaataattattgacaataataatttatatataaactaaaattataaaatattataatataatatttaattttatttttgaattaGTTTctaaaattatcatttttcttttttttttttcttttttttacatattatattattttttaaggttatataaaaataatatttgaaCATGTGTAATAGTTAATAcatatttcaatttttttttacttctaCTATTGGAATTATTTTAAGTCCTTTTTTTGTGttctttttcaatttttatatttatatgaaaattaaaaaaatatatattgtaaa
It encodes the following:
- a CDS encoding acid cluster protein 33 homologue, putative — encoded protein: MELEKLSMHEGYKKFCSKYPLKKLSMPKSDLVWCYYDINSKNENIVIFLHGVCGTAGCYFYQLDNLSTLGFRVISLQYPCYNNLKDWMKNMCNILEYLNIKKAHFFASDLGGYLIQLYAKLYPSKVESLILCNSYRKTDNFASIASLRNIYGKFYSFLPHVLLKKIILENYIYLNYEHVDLKEMNSLEFMSNEIDLISASDLGGRISLQLSSDNIDKIYMNDKCITILQTLNNIYPDSLNDDMKKAYPLAKYAIMKSGGNFPYLSRYEEVNMYILVHLRNNCNTNFIKQQITTMSTVNLNKYKKEQINQYNPEQKYYDKSSCKINYKNDHNDYYTNSDKQKDNDTYNEYYTNDYIHKQNITHNKINKNNKDNYISHDIKYDTSKNSYQDITDDDLSYKYSNYNSSENINDYINDKISKIQNVHNNYSESITNDKNVYQANVYSYNQNEQYDYIKDNSSNNNNINNNEFDDGIYNINPNDNMNYQNNYYNRTISSSDEQHNEKFNNHYKYKSENNDNNTSQSSKQNIQSSYESYNNNSINYEDRNINPNDTNYKNSNFDNKDIYCQF